One genomic window of Saccharomyces cerevisiae S288C chromosome XII, complete sequence includes the following:
- a CDS encoding uncharacterized protein (hypothetical protein; conserved across S. cerevisiae strains): MGGRSAQPRRFSFACRILHPAVAHDAMAGSRYILRAPASIIRLAQHGWLHCCLHFFLFPAMNDVCFVAKGSALYLFTVEIIVFGSPSLRHNVLSFFYFALPWFKRQCRLKVNFNRLKEIRGIAQVVRKAFFISKTLPCI; this comes from the coding sequence ATGGGTGGGCGAAGTGCGCAACCTCGaaggttttcttttgcGTGTCGGATTTTACATCCGGCGGTAGCGCATGATGCCATGGCTGGCTCCAGATACATCCTCAGGGCACCAGCATCTATAATTAGATTGGCGCAACATGGCTGGCTGCACTGCTGTCTTcacttctttctttttccgGCAATGAATGATGTATGTTTTGTGGCAAAAGGGTCCGCATTGTACCTGTTTACAGTTGAGATTATCGTTTTTGGTAGCCCTTCATTACGGCATAACGTATtaagtttcttttattttgctTTGCCCTGGTTTAAAAGACAATGTCGATTAAAAGTTAATTTTAATCGATTGAAGGAAATAAGAGGAATAGCGCAAGTTGTTAGGAAAGCGTTCTTTATCTCCAAGACTTTGCCCTGTATATAA
- a CDS encoding uncharacterized protein (hypothetical protein; conserved across S. cerevisiae strains), with the protein MGNSKTNGFFTPEKYLYGIIQGLPPTLRGLAFIFFFLVAFYFFPAFWDLCGVLRGARGKGFPKRKSDANSQHSKQFWTHSDFPIWFLRVLIPTRASINSMKYPHTAALVR; encoded by the coding sequence ATGGGGAATTCCAAAACAAACGGTTTTTTTACTCCTGAGAAATACTTGTACGGGATAATCCAGGGCCTACCACCCACGCTTCGAGGATTggcttttatttttttttttttggtggcgttttatttctttcccGCTTTCTGGGACTTGTGCGGAGTTTTGAGAGGGGCGCGCGGCAAAGGATTCCCAAAACGGAAATCAGACGCCAATAGCCAGCACTCAAAGCAGTTCTGGACCCATTCCGATTTTCCCATTTGGTTCTTGCGCGTGCTGATTCCGACACGCGCGTCTATAAATAGCATGAAGTATCCGCACACCGCAGCGTTAGTGAGGTGA